A region of Shewanella psychromarinicola DNA encodes the following proteins:
- a CDS encoding ATP-grasp domain-containing protein, with protein sequence MSDIYVLHENSEWVTPLHQAFNDLGINAQEWFLDQGQVALEQEPPQGVFYNRMSASSHTRGHRFGPELTRMVLTWLEKHGRRVINGTDALYLELCKISQYASLNRAGIKTPRTTAVVGRDKLVSSAKEFDQFPFILKPNRGGKGLGVQLFHSTEALQTYLDSTDYEEPLDGIWLIQQYIKAPEAYITRCEFVGGKFIYSVQVSTEEGFELCPADSCQIGEGYCPTVAPISKFKISTEFNDHPIIKQYQQFLSDSGIEIAGIELIKDSNGDIYTYDVNTNTNYNRQAEIDGNAPAKGMEAIAAFLAQELQQQ encoded by the coding sequence ATGTCTGATATTTACGTTTTGCACGAAAATAGCGAGTGGGTAACGCCCCTTCATCAAGCCTTTAATGATTTAGGCATTAATGCTCAAGAATGGTTTTTAGATCAAGGCCAAGTCGCGTTAGAACAGGAACCGCCTCAAGGTGTTTTTTACAATCGGATGAGTGCCTCATCGCACACTCGTGGTCATCGATTTGGGCCTGAACTCACCAGAATGGTTCTAACTTGGCTAGAAAAACATGGTCGCCGCGTGATCAATGGTACCGATGCCCTGTATCTTGAATTATGTAAAATCTCTCAATATGCCTCACTAAATCGCGCCGGAATTAAAACCCCTCGAACCACGGCAGTAGTCGGCAGAGATAAGCTAGTCAGCAGTGCAAAAGAGTTTGATCAATTTCCGTTTATCCTTAAGCCAAATCGTGGTGGCAAGGGTCTTGGCGTCCAATTATTTCATAGTACAGAAGCGTTACAAACCTACCTTGACAGTACCGATTACGAAGAACCGCTCGACGGAATTTGGTTAATTCAGCAATATATTAAAGCGCCGGAAGCCTATATTACCCGTTGTGAATTTGTCGGCGGTAAGTTTATCTATAGTGTGCAAGTGAGCACTGAAGAGGGCTTTGAGTTGTGTCCGGCCGATAGTTGTCAAATTGGCGAAGGATACTGTCCAACCGTAGCACCGATTAGCAAGTTTAAAATCAGCACCGAGTTTAACGATCACCCGATCATCAAACAATATCAACAATTCTTAAGTGACAGTGGCATCGAAATTGCCGGAATTGAGCTGATTAAAGACAGTAATGGCGATATCTATACTTACGATGTTAATACCAATACTAATTATAATCGTCAGGCAGAAATCGACGGCAACGCCCCAGCCAAAGGGATGGAAGCTATTGCAGCATTTTTAGCTCAAGAGTTGCAACAGCAATAA